A single genomic interval of Zunongwangia sp. HGR-M22 harbors:
- a CDS encoding aldose epimerase family protein, with product MENKTELKTVKLVNAANTEVSIVNFGAAIGSIKFYDKNQKMVNVIVSPLIEDLPSPLNKAHNQCFGASIGRYAGRITEGKFELDGKEFSLHQENGVHLHGGENGFHYKYWEFVEENHDENPSVKLKYFSKHNEEGYPGNLEVFVTYTLHEDNNLVIEYEAKTDKKTVINLTNHAYFNLNGEGSVSDHFLKINADKILEIDEKQLPTGNLNNLRGHAKDFGHNRLIGNRNLDDTFVLNSDGNELAAQLFAPLTGIKLDMSTNQPGVVVYAPEALPEDLTYQTRISEFPSICFEGQNFPDAPNFRNFPSAVLEPGEDYYNRISFKFSVKK from the coding sequence TTGGAAAATAAGACCGAGTTAAAAACTGTAAAATTGGTAAATGCTGCCAATACCGAAGTGAGCATCGTAAATTTTGGAGCTGCCATTGGTAGTATAAAGTTTTACGATAAAAATCAAAAAATGGTGAACGTTATTGTATCACCATTAATTGAAGATTTGCCATCGCCCCTAAATAAAGCTCATAATCAATGTTTTGGTGCTTCTATAGGAAGATATGCCGGAAGAATAACAGAAGGCAAATTTGAGTTGGACGGAAAAGAATTCAGTTTACATCAGGAAAATGGAGTGCATCTTCACGGTGGGGAAAATGGTTTTCACTATAAATACTGGGAGTTTGTAGAAGAAAATCACGACGAAAATCCATCGGTTAAATTAAAATATTTTAGCAAGCATAACGAAGAAGGATATCCTGGTAATCTCGAAGTATTTGTAACCTATACACTCCACGAGGATAATAATTTGGTAATAGAATACGAGGCCAAAACCGACAAAAAAACAGTAATAAACCTAACTAATCATGCCTATTTTAATCTAAACGGAGAAGGTAGTGTTAGTGATCACTTTCTAAAAATTAATGCCGATAAGATTCTCGAAATAGATGAGAAACAACTACCAACCGGCAATCTTAATAATCTTAGAGGGCACGCTAAAGATTTTGGTCATAATCGTTTGATTGGTAACAGAAATCTTGACGATACATTTGTATTGAATAGTGACGGAAACGAGTTAGCTGCTCAGCTTTTTGCACCGCTTACGGGAATTAAGCTGGATATGTCTACCAATCAGCCCGGCGTAGTGGTTTATGCTCCAGAAGCTTTGCCCGAAGATCTAACTTATCAAACAAGAATATCTGAATTTCCATCGATTTGTTTTGAAGGGCAAAACTTTCCTGATGCACCAAATTTTAGAAATTTCCCAAGTGCTGTTTTAGAACCAGGAGAAGATTATTATAACAGGATTAGCTTTAAATTCAGTGTAAAAAAATAG
- a CDS encoding sodium:solute symporter family transporter yields MEFELLDVIVFVAYALLIIGVGLWVSRGKGDTSEDYFLASKSLPWWAIGASLIAANISAEQFIGMSGSGFALGLAIASYEWMAAITLIVVGKFFLPIFIEKKLYTIPEFIEVRYSKNLKTILAIFWICLFIFVNLTSVLYLGATALDTIIGSGDGAIFMECIIGLALFAAAYSLYGGLSAVAWTDVVQVVLLVIGGLITTYIALEHVSSDGNIFTGMTEVFEQVPEKFSMILDKGEIITPNGKDAWWDLPGIAVLVGGLWVANLYYWGFNQYIIQRTLAAKSLKESQRGIVLAGFLKILIPLITVIPGIIAFVMNTDASGAITEGVTSASFFGENGQIINDNAAPWLIKEFVPAGLKGLVLAALAAAIVSSLASMLNSTATIFTMDIYKPFFQEKAGTSEKGLVNVGRVTATIALIIAIILAPQLKSLGQVFQYIQEYTGVVSPGILAVFMLGLFWRKTTNNAAIWGVLVSIPIALYFKIGPNGWIDSPLFITWPFMHQMMATWILTMVIMAIITYAETGGKIQEKSIVLSRGLFKTGPIFNIGSFVIILIVAMLYAMFW; encoded by the coding sequence ATGGAATTTGAATTACTGGATGTAATAGTATTCGTTGCTTACGCGCTACTTATAATCGGTGTAGGATTATGGGTTTCTCGTGGAAAAGGGGATACTTCAGAAGATTATTTTTTGGCAAGTAAATCTTTGCCATGGTGGGCCATTGGAGCTTCCTTAATTGCAGCTAATATTTCCGCAGAACAATTTATAGGAATGTCGGGTTCTGGTTTTGCGCTGGGTCTGGCAATTGCCTCTTACGAATGGATGGCCGCGATAACTTTAATTGTTGTTGGTAAATTTTTCTTACCCATTTTTATAGAAAAGAAGCTGTATACTATTCCAGAATTTATTGAAGTTCGTTACAGTAAAAATCTAAAGACGATTTTAGCGATTTTTTGGATTTGCTTATTCATTTTTGTTAACCTTACCTCGGTTCTATATTTAGGAGCAACGGCTTTAGATACTATTATTGGTAGTGGAGACGGAGCCATTTTTATGGAATGCATTATAGGTCTTGCTCTGTTTGCAGCCGCATATTCACTTTATGGTGGTTTATCTGCTGTAGCATGGACAGATGTAGTTCAGGTAGTATTACTTGTAATAGGTGGTTTAATAACCACTTATATTGCGTTAGAACATGTTTCTAGTGATGGAAATATTTTCACTGGAATGACAGAAGTTTTTGAGCAGGTACCAGAAAAATTTTCTATGATCCTTGATAAAGGCGAAATTATTACACCAAACGGTAAAGATGCATGGTGGGATTTACCAGGAATCGCTGTTTTAGTTGGTGGTCTTTGGGTTGCTAACCTTTACTATTGGGGATTCAACCAGTATATTATTCAGAGAACGCTGGCGGCAAAAAGTTTAAAAGAATCTCAAAGAGGTATAGTACTTGCAGGATTTTTGAAAATTTTAATTCCGCTTATCACTGTAATCCCTGGAATTATTGCTTTTGTAATGAATACGGATGCTAGTGGTGCGATTACTGAAGGTGTTACCAGTGCTTCTTTCTTTGGCGAAAACGGCCAAATAATAAACGATAATGCAGCGCCATGGTTAATTAAAGAATTTGTTCCTGCAGGTCTAAAAGGTCTTGTTTTAGCAGCGCTAGCAGCAGCAATTGTTTCTTCTTTAGCTTCGATGTTAAACTCGACCGCTACGATCTTTACCATGGATATTTATAAACCTTTCTTTCAGGAAAAAGCAGGAACTTCAGAAAAAGGACTGGTAAATGTAGGTAGGGTGACCGCAACCATTGCTTTGATCATCGCGATTATTTTGGCACCGCAATTAAAGAGTTTAGGACAGGTATTTCAGTATATCCAAGAATATACCGGTGTTGTTAGTCCGGGAATCTTAGCGGTATTTATGCTTGGATTATTTTGGAGAAAAACTACAAATAATGCTGCAATTTGGGGAGTTTTAGTTTCTATTCCAATTGCACTTTATTTCAAAATAGGGCCTAATGGATGGATCGATTCTCCATTATTTATTACATGGCCTTTTATGCATCAAATGATGGCTACATGGATTCTTACCATGGTTATCATGGCAATTATCACTTATGCTGAAACCGGTGGTAAAATTCAGGAGAAATCAATTGTATTATCTAGAGGATTATTTAAAACAGGACCAATATTTAATATTGGAAGTTTTGTAATCATATTAATTGTTGCGATGCTTTATGCTATGTTCTGGTAA
- a CDS encoding UDP-glucose--hexose-1-phosphate uridylyltransferase, protein MSQDINSIPHRRYNILTGEWILCSPHRTKRPWQGKTEKDTTPKKETYDPSCYLCPGNTRSTGDKNPDYKEPYTFINDFSALLIDSPVETHENGLMKAETEVGICKVVCFSPDHSLTLPLMEEKDITKVVKTWKKEYAELGSQENINYVQIFENKGAIMGCSNPHPHGQIWSQMSIPTEIVKKSKHFKEYWDKNKSSLLGDYIAQELEAKERIIVENEHFVALVPYWAVWPYEIMIAPKKHQQHIGQLNEEEEKAFAEILKKLTIKYDNLFETSFPYSSGIHQIPTDGSDYPEWHWHMSFYPPLLRSATVKKFMVGYEMFAGPQRDITAEQAAKTLQNLSEIHYLKQ, encoded by the coding sequence ATGAGTCAGGATATTAATTCGATTCCTCATAGACGATATAATATTTTAACGGGCGAATGGATACTTTGTTCTCCGCATCGTACAAAACGACCATGGCAGGGAAAAACCGAAAAGGATACTACGCCTAAAAAAGAAACTTACGATCCTAGCTGCTATTTATGCCCGGGGAACACAAGAAGTACAGGGGATAAAAATCCAGATTATAAAGAACCATACACTTTTATTAATGACTTCTCTGCCCTTTTAATCGATAGCCCGGTTGAAACTCACGAAAACGGATTGATGAAGGCTGAAACTGAGGTTGGCATCTGTAAAGTAGTTTGTTTTTCTCCAGATCACTCGCTTACGCTTCCTCTTATGGAAGAAAAAGATATTACCAAAGTGGTGAAAACATGGAAAAAGGAATATGCCGAGTTAGGAAGCCAGGAAAATATCAATTACGTGCAGATCTTTGAAAATAAAGGTGCCATTATGGGTTGTAGTAATCCACATCCACACGGGCAAATCTGGTCGCAAATGTCTATCCCAACTGAAATTGTAAAAAAATCAAAGCATTTTAAAGAATATTGGGATAAGAACAAGAGTAGCTTACTAGGCGATTACATTGCACAGGAATTGGAAGCTAAAGAAAGAATTATTGTTGAAAATGAGCATTTTGTTGCACTTGTTCCGTATTGGGCAGTTTGGCCGTACGAAATTATGATCGCTCCAAAAAAACATCAACAACATATTGGGCAGCTAAACGAAGAAGAAGAAAAAGCTTTTGCTGAAATTCTTAAAAAATTGACCATAAAATATGATAACTTATTTGAAACATCATTCCCCTATTCTAGCGGAATTCATCAAATCCCAACTGATGGATCAGATTATCCAGAATGGCATTGGCATATGAGTTTTTATCCACCGCTTTTACGTTCGGCTACGGTTAAAAAGTTTATGGTAGGTTACGAAATGTTTGCCGGCCCACAACGTGATATCACCGCAGAGCAGGCTGCAAAAACATTACAGAATCTAAGCGAGATACATTATTTAAAACAGTAA
- the galK gene encoding galactokinase encodes MSTSANAHNLPEAFTNFKPEIKVASPGRINLIGEHTDYNNGFVMPTAIDKKIYFEFKENGTDSTCRVFSATYDAYLEFDLKKLAISNKSWENYVLGVTNEIITLGKSLKGFDCIIKSDLSTGAGISSSAALECGFASGLNALFNLELSKTEITKLSQKAEHNFVGNKCGIMDQYASVMSKKDHIILLDCESLDAEYIPADFKSCKLLLLNTNVSHNLADSEYNTRRQECEAAVEVIQKKYPEVKSLRDVNLEMLKEFKEQLQEKQYQRAKYVIEENERVINATTAIKAGELNEFGDLMYGSHDGLQYNYEVSCPELDFLVEFSRDKDYIYGSRMMGGGFGGCTINLIEADKIDEYVAEAAEAYFKKFNIKLDTIAVSPSEGTIVEKV; translated from the coding sequence TTGAGTACTTCAGCAAACGCACATAATTTACCAGAAGCTTTTACCAATTTTAAGCCTGAAATTAAAGTCGCTTCACCAGGAAGAATAAATCTAATAGGAGAACATACAGATTATAATAATGGATTTGTAATGCCTACGGCTATCGATAAAAAAATCTATTTCGAATTCAAAGAAAATGGTACCGATAGTACCTGCCGGGTTTTTAGTGCTACATACGATGCCTATCTAGAATTTGATCTTAAAAAGCTAGCTATAAGCAACAAGTCTTGGGAAAATTATGTTTTAGGTGTAACAAATGAGATTATTACCTTAGGAAAATCTTTAAAAGGTTTTGATTGCATTATAAAAAGTGATTTGTCTACAGGTGCAGGAATTAGTTCTTCTGCAGCACTAGAATGTGGTTTTGCCTCAGGCTTAAATGCGCTCTTTAATCTTGAATTAAGCAAAACTGAAATTACCAAATTATCTCAAAAAGCAGAACATAATTTTGTAGGTAATAAATGCGGAATTATGGATCAATATGCTTCAGTAATGAGCAAAAAAGATCATATTATACTTCTGGATTGTGAAAGTTTAGATGCTGAATATATTCCGGCAGATTTTAAATCCTGCAAATTATTATTACTAAATACTAATGTTTCCCACAATCTTGCCGATAGCGAATATAATACCCGTAGACAGGAATGTGAGGCTGCCGTTGAAGTTATTCAGAAAAAATATCCGGAAGTAAAAAGCTTACGTGATGTAAATCTTGAAATGCTCAAAGAATTCAAAGAACAATTACAGGAAAAACAGTATCAAAGAGCTAAATATGTTATCGAAGAAAACGAGCGTGTAATAAATGCCACTACTGCCATAAAAGCTGGTGAACTTAACGAATTTGGTGATTTAATGTATGGATCTCACGACGGACTTCAGTATAATTATGAAGTAAGTTGTCCTGAACTTGATTTTTTGGTTGAATTCTCCAGAGATAAAGATTACATCTATGGTTCCCGCATGATGGGTGGTGGTTTTGGCGGTTGCACCATTAATTTAATTGAAGCAGATAAGATCGACGAATATGTTGCCGAAGCTGCCGAAGCTTACTTTAAAAAATTCAATATAAAATTAGATACTATTGCCGTTTCACCAAGTGAAGGGACAATTGTAGAAAAAGTATAA
- a CDS encoding NUDIX hydrolase translates to MTPALKDQYVQKDKMYVATDCIIFGFDAGKLKLLVFKRRVAPFLGTWSLIGSFVKMEEDVSNAAKRVLTEITGLDNVFMEQLKAYGLADRDPGYRCVSIAQYALIRIDEYDKELTEKHGAHWFELEELPDLVLDHNQMVIDAMARLKRKARYQPIGFELLPEKFTIPQLQSLYEAIYQKKLDDRNFRKKLMSLGLLIKLNEKDKSGSRRGAFLYKFDYTNYQKLAKSGYNFEIA, encoded by the coding sequence ATGACCCCAGCTTTAAAAGATCAATATGTTCAAAAAGACAAAATGTATGTGGCAACCGACTGTATTATCTTCGGTTTTGATGCAGGCAAATTAAAACTACTTGTTTTTAAGCGCCGGGTTGCTCCATTTCTAGGAACTTGGTCTTTAATAGGAAGTTTTGTGAAAATGGAAGAGGATGTGAGCAACGCAGCAAAACGTGTACTTACCGAGATTACCGGTTTAGATAATGTTTTTATGGAGCAGCTTAAAGCTTATGGGCTAGCAGATCGTGATCCCGGTTATCGTTGTGTTTCTATTGCTCAATATGCTCTAATAAGAATCGATGAATACGACAAAGAATTAACCGAAAAGCATGGCGCGCACTGGTTTGAGTTAGAAGAATTGCCCGATCTAGTGCTCGATCACAACCAAATGGTTATCGATGCCATGGCCAGATTAAAACGAAAAGCCAGATATCAACCTATAGGATTTGAGTTACTTCCTGAAAAATTTACGATTCCGCAGCTACAAAGTTTATACGAAGCGATTTATCAGAAAAAGCTTGATGATCGCAATTTTCGGAAAAAACTGATGAGTCTTGGATTGCTAATTAAATTGAATGAGAAAGATAAATCGGGTTCTAGGCGTGGGGCTTTTCTTTATAAATTTGATTATACCAATTACCAAAAATTAGCAAAATCTGGGTATAATTTTGAAATTGCTTAA
- a CDS encoding hydroxypyruvate isomerase family protein, producing MSKTNRRLAIKTITLGAGALGLSSFSALQAETKRTALNVKRLNNNIKHSACRWCYQNIPLDEFAKKAAEIGLTGIDLLRPEEWDTVEKYGLQCSMATDSFADIQNGFNEVENHKQLQASYKTLIEKAGKRGIKNVIVFSGNRRGMDDETGFKNCVIGLRPLLEIAQEYNVNLVMELLNSKVNHPDYMCDHTEWGVELAKRTEMPNFKLLYDIYHMQVMEGDVIATIKKHHKYINHYHTGGVPGRNEINESQELFYPAIVKAIVETGFDGYLAQEFVPTYDDKLAALKEGIKICDV from the coding sequence ATGAGCAAAACGAATCGAAGATTAGCTATTAAAACCATTACGCTTGGAGCCGGGGCTTTGGGTTTAAGTTCGTTTTCTGCTTTACAAGCAGAAACTAAGCGAACCGCTTTAAATGTAAAGCGCTTAAACAACAACATTAAGCATTCAGCATGCCGATGGTGCTACCAGAATATTCCTTTAGATGAGTTTGCTAAAAAAGCTGCAGAAATTGGATTAACAGGAATAGATCTTTTAAGACCCGAAGAATGGGATACGGTCGAAAAATATGGATTACAATGTTCGATGGCTACCGATAGTTTTGCAGATATTCAAAACGGATTTAATGAGGTTGAAAATCATAAACAATTACAAGCATCTTATAAAACTTTAATTGAAAAGGCGGGTAAGCGTGGTATCAAAAACGTCATTGTTTTCTCTGGGAATCGTAGAGGAATGGATGATGAAACCGGATTTAAAAATTGTGTTATTGGTTTAAGACCATTGTTGGAAATTGCTCAAGAATACAATGTAAATTTAGTGATGGAGCTTTTAAATAGTAAAGTAAATCATCCCGATTACATGTGCGATCATACCGAATGGGGTGTGGAACTGGCAAAACGCACAGAAATGCCAAATTTTAAATTGTTATATGATATTTACCATATGCAAGTTATGGAAGGTGACGTTATTGCAACTATAAAAAAGCATCACAAATACATTAATCATTATCATACCGGCGGAGTGCCAGGTAGAAATGAGATTAATGAATCTCAAGAATTATTTTATCCTGCGATTGTAAAAGCTATTGTAGAAACTGGCTTTGACGGTTATCTTGCTCAAGAATTTGTTCCTACCTATGATGATAAGCTTGCCGCTTTGAAAGAAGGAATCAAAATATGTGATGTGTAA
- a CDS encoding sterol desaturase family protein encodes MKKEITLDSVVSSAPDLILYAAPLMIGLALLEFYYSWKTKREWYEKKDFLTSLSIGLVYVLQGLVTKSIMFGLVLWVYNIVPWSIPTNWFTSILCFVILDFCRYWAHRYGHEINFLWATHVTHHNSEKYNLSTSFRLSWTQQIKVIFFIPISFLGFNPIVFFICHQIAVLYQFWIHTELIDRMPKWFSFFFVTPSHHRVHHGRNEQYLDKNYGSTFIIWDRLFGTFEPEREKSIYGIIDQPKHFNPVKHVFHVWVDIFRNMRHADSFKEAVKIFFGPPSSLKKIPKQTNKK; translated from the coding sequence ATGAAAAAGGAAATCACATTAGACAGTGTTGTTTCCAGTGCCCCCGATTTAATTTTATATGCCGCCCCGCTAATGATTGGCTTGGCACTTTTAGAATTTTACTACAGCTGGAAAACAAAGCGAGAATGGTACGAGAAAAAAGACTTTCTCACATCACTAAGTATAGGTTTGGTATATGTCCTACAGGGACTTGTAACCAAATCTATTATGTTTGGATTAGTGCTGTGGGTTTATAATATTGTCCCTTGGAGCATTCCAACAAATTGGTTTACGAGCATTTTATGTTTCGTTATTTTAGACTTCTGCAGATATTGGGCCCATCGCTATGGCCACGAAATAAATTTTTTATGGGCCACCCATGTGACGCATCATAATTCTGAAAAGTATAACTTATCGACTTCTTTTAGATTATCCTGGACGCAACAAATAAAAGTAATATTCTTTATTCCTATTAGTTTTTTAGGATTCAACCCTATTGTGTTTTTTATCTGTCACCAAATTGCAGTGTTATACCAGTTTTGGATTCATACAGAATTAATTGACAGAATGCCTAAATGGTTTAGCTTTTTCTTTGTTACACCTTCTCACCATCGCGTGCACCATGGTCGTAATGAACAATATTTAGATAAAAATTACGGCTCTACATTTATAATTTGGGATCGTTTATTTGGCACTTTTGAGCCTGAAAGAGAGAAATCTATTTACGGAATTATAGATCAGCCTAAACACTTTAATCCAGTGAAGCATGTATTTCATGTTTGGGTAGATATTTTTAGAAATATGCGACATGCAGATAGTTTTAAAGAAGCAGTAAAAATCTTTTTTGGGCCACCAAGCTCTCTAAAAAAGATTCCGAAGCAAACTAATAAAAAATAA
- a CDS encoding adenosylcobalamin-dependent ribonucleoside-diphosphate reductase, producing the protein MPVDTTPKKATTYTQDEAFKASLEYFKGDDLAARVWVNKYALKDSDGNIYELTPNDMHRRIAKEIARVEQRYPNAMSEDEVFDLIKDFKYIVPQGSPMAGIGNPHQIASLSNCFVIGNDGSSDSYGGIMKIDQEQVQLMKRRGGVGHDLSHIRPKSSPVKNSALTSTGIVPFMERYSNSTREVAQDGRRGALMLSVSINHPDSEDFIDAKMEQGKVTGANVSVRIDDEFMKAVKNQTAYTQKYPVFSETPKFSKEIEAEKLWKKIVHNAWKSAEPGILFWDTVINESVPDCYADLGYKTVSTNPCGEIPLCPYDSCRLLAINLFSYVEDPFTEKAKFNYELFKKHISAAQRIMDDIIDLELEKIDAILEKIEADPESEEVKGVERNLWLNIKKKAQEGRRTGIGITAEGDMLAGLGIRYGSEEGVAFSTEIHKNIALAAYRASVDAAKERGAFTIFDSEREKENPFILRLKEADEKLYYDMLEHGRRNIALLTIAPTGTTSLMTQTTSGIEPVFLPVYKRRRKVNPNDKDSRVDFVDEVGDSWEEYVVFHHRFKEWMKINGHDIDKNYSNTELDELVKASPYYQATSNDVDWLSKVRMQGAVQKWVDHSISVTINLPNDVSEELVGKLYLEAWEAGCKGVTVYRDGSRSGVLISNEDKKEEKNDTQGIFPTKRPQVLEADVVRFQNNKDKWIAFIGLIDGRPYEIFTGFSDDEDGILIPRWVNEGLIIKNRNEDGSSRYDFQYKNKRGYKTTIEGLSHKFNPEFWNYAKLISSTLRHGMAIDNVVNLVNSLQLDTESINTWKNGVARALKRFIEDGTVAKKEKCSNCNSSNLIYQEGCLTCKDCGSSKCG; encoded by the coding sequence ATGCCTGTAGATACAACACCCAAAAAAGCTACTACTTACACTCAAGACGAAGCTTTTAAAGCTTCTCTAGAATATTTTAAAGGAGACGATCTTGCTGCCCGTGTTTGGGTAAACAAATATGCTCTAAAAGATTCTGATGGAAATATTTATGAGCTTACGCCAAACGATATGCATCGCAGAATTGCAAAAGAGATTGCAAGAGTAGAGCAACGCTATCCCAATGCGATGTCTGAAGATGAAGTTTTCGATCTTATAAAAGATTTCAAATATATAGTACCCCAAGGCAGCCCTATGGCCGGTATAGGAAATCCTCACCAAATTGCATCGCTATCAAATTGTTTTGTTATTGGTAATGATGGAAGCTCAGATTCTTATGGCGGAATCATGAAGATAGACCAAGAGCAGGTTCAGCTGATGAAACGCCGTGGTGGTGTAGGCCACGACTTATCGCATATTCGACCAAAAAGTTCACCGGTAAAAAATTCAGCCTTAACTTCAACAGGCATTGTCCCTTTTATGGAACGCTATTCTAATTCTACTCGTGAAGTAGCGCAAGATGGCCGCCGTGGTGCTTTAATGCTTTCCGTATCGATTAATCATCCCGATTCAGAAGATTTTATCGATGCTAAAATGGAACAGGGTAAAGTTACCGGAGCAAATGTTTCTGTGAGAATTGATGATGAATTTATGAAAGCTGTAAAAAATCAAACAGCTTACACTCAAAAATATCCGGTTTTTAGTGAAACGCCTAAATTCAGTAAAGAGATTGAAGCAGAAAAACTTTGGAAAAAAATTGTGCATAATGCCTGGAAATCTGCTGAACCAGGGATTTTATTCTGGGACACGGTAATTAACGAATCGGTACCCGATTGTTATGCCGATCTAGGTTATAAAACTGTTTCGACAAACCCATGTGGCGAAATTCCGCTCTGTCCTTACGATTCTTGCCGATTGTTAGCCATCAATTTATTTTCTTACGTTGAAGATCCATTTACAGAGAAAGCGAAATTTAACTACGAGCTTTTCAAAAAACATATTAGCGCAGCTCAACGAATCATGGACGATATTATCGATCTTGAATTAGAAAAAATTGACGCCATTCTTGAGAAAATTGAAGCCGATCCTGAAAGCGAAGAGGTTAAAGGAGTAGAGCGCAATCTTTGGTTAAATATTAAAAAGAAGGCACAAGAAGGAAGAAGAACTGGTATTGGGATTACTGCTGAAGGTGATATGCTCGCCGGTTTAGGAATAAGATATGGCAGCGAAGAAGGTGTTGCTTTTTCGACCGAAATTCATAAAAATATCGCACTTGCTGCTTATCGTGCTTCTGTAGATGCTGCAAAAGAAAGGGGTGCTTTTACTATTTTCGATTCTGAAAGAGAAAAAGAAAATCCATTTATACTTCGATTAAAAGAAGCTGATGAAAAATTATACTACGATATGTTGGAACATGGTCGTAGAAATATCGCATTGCTAACCATTGCACCAACTGGTACTACTAGTTTAATGACGCAAACAACTTCAGGAATAGAACCTGTTTTCTTACCAGTTTACAAACGCCGAAGAAAAGTAAATCCTAATGATAAGGATTCTCGCGTTGATTTTGTAGATGAAGTTGGCGATAGCTGGGAAGAATATGTGGTTTTTCACCATCGTTTTAAAGAATGGATGAAAATTAATGGGCACGACATTGATAAAAACTATTCTAATACCGAGTTAGATGAATTGGTAAAAGCTTCTCCTTACTACCAAGCTACCAGTAACGACGTAGATTGGTTAAGTAAAGTAAGAATGCAAGGAGCTGTACAAAAATGGGTAGACCATTCAATAAGTGTTACAATTAATTTACCTAATGATGTAAGCGAAGAACTTGTAGGCAAATTATATCTGGAAGCATGGGAAGCGGGATGTAAAGGTGTTACGGTTTATCGTGATGGTTCCCGCTCTGGAGTATTAATTTCTAATGAAGACAAAAAAGAAGAAAAAAATGATACTCAAGGAATATTCCCCACTAAGCGTCCTCAGGTTTTAGAAGCTGACGTTGTACGTTTCCAGAATAATAAAGATAAATGGATCGCCTTTATTGGTTTGATCGATGGCAGACCTTATGAAATTTTTACCGGATTTTCAGATGATGAAGACGGTATTCTTATTCCTCGCTGGGTAAACGAAGGATTAATTATTAAAAATAGAAATGAAGACGGTTCTTCACGCTACGATTTTCAGTATAAAAATAAAAGAGGTTATAAAACAACCATAGAAGGCTTATCACATAAGTTTAATCCAGAATTCTGGAATTATGCAAAACTTATTTCCAGTACACTAAGACATGGTATGGCGATCGATAACGTGGTAAATCTTGTAAATAGCTTGCAGTTGGATACCGAATCTATTAATACCTGGAAAAACGGAGTCGCGAGAGCCTTAAAACGCTTTATCGAAGATGGTACCGTTGCGAAAAAAGAAAAATGTAGCAATTGTAATTCTTCGAATCTTATCTATCAGGAAGGCTGCCTAACCTGTAAAGATTGTGGTTCTTCCAAATGTGGATAA